One Erythrobacter sp. SDW2 genomic region harbors:
- a CDS encoding alpha/beta fold hydrolase, producing MILANGIELDVVDTGPLRGPRDAPVLVFLHGFPESHRTWRHQIAHFRDRFRCIAPDQRGYRGSSKPHGVESYKPAELVGDVFLLADALGVERFTIVGHDWGGALAWAVAMRGQGSRVERAILCNAAHPVIYARLLWTDAAQRAAGQYMRVYRDTSRDEEIRQEGLLALVGGTGNGTGALPEDDPEERERILADWSDGEAALAMVSWYRATPMAVPPADAPLEIPPDAKLPRVPVLTIPTLVVWALDDHALSPGNIEGLDEFVEDLTLVTIPDCGHFLTWQAPDKVNAAMEGFLARTA from the coding sequence GTGATCCTCGCCAACGGGATCGAGCTGGATGTTGTGGACACCGGCCCGCTTCGGGGCCCACGCGACGCGCCGGTGCTGGTCTTCCTCCATGGCTTCCCCGAAAGCCACCGCACCTGGCGGCACCAGATCGCGCATTTCCGTGATCGCTTCCGCTGCATTGCGCCCGACCAGCGCGGCTATCGCGGTTCGTCCAAGCCTCACGGTGTCGAGAGCTACAAGCCAGCCGAGCTGGTGGGCGATGTGTTCCTGCTGGCCGATGCACTGGGGGTGGAGCGTTTCACTATCGTCGGCCACGACTGGGGCGGCGCGCTGGCGTGGGCCGTCGCGATGAGAGGGCAAGGGAGCCGGGTCGAGCGGGCGATCCTGTGCAACGCCGCGCATCCGGTGATCTACGCCCGCCTGCTGTGGACCGATGCCGCCCAGCGCGCCGCAGGGCAATATATGCGGGTCTATCGCGACACCTCGCGCGACGAGGAAATCCGCCAGGAAGGCTTGCTGGCGCTGGTCGGCGGGACCGGCAATGGCACCGGCGCCCTGCCCGAGGACGATCCGGAGGAGCGCGAGCGCATCCTCGCCGACTGGTCCGACGGCGAAGCGGCGCTGGCGATGGTAAGCTGGTACCGCGCGACCCCCATGGCGGTCCCGCCCGCCGATGCTCCGCTCGAAATCCCGCCCGACGCGAAGCTGCCCAGGGTGCCGGTGCTGACGATCCCGACGCTGGTGGTGTGGGCGCTGGACGATCATGCCCTCTCCCCCGGCAATATCGAGGGGCTGGACGAGTTCGTCGAGGACCTGACGCTGGTGACCATCCCGGACTGCGGCCATTTCCTGACCTGGCAGGCGCCCGACAAGGTCAACGCGGCGATGGAGGGGTTCTTGGCGCGGACGGCCTAG
- a CDS encoding DUF2332 domain-containing protein, producing the protein MGEDKQRPAYEFVDMNTKGEGAVETAFANQVAYCENAGAHITARVVGAIAEVLRSDASNALIERIRHWQGAPLADALPLRVAGGVHSLHLAGTAPELSPIYRGIPADDVGILGAVMRAHEAPLLPWLDGPPQTNEAGRSANFIAAMLWLAEKGLPPRFECLEIGSSAGINLMLDRYRYDLGGVMVGPEDAAMHFAPVWKGTPPPAHAIEIVSTKGCDVAPVDLTDPAQALRLKAYIWPEHTVRFERMEAAIEAAGERKPDLVKMNAADFVEAQLVQPQASGTTRMLMHSIVWQYVPKDQQDRVRAAMEAAGAKATADRPLAWVSVEADRTVHRHMLRVRYWPGGVEDVQLAWSHPHGADVEWIAG; encoded by the coding sequence ATGGGCGAAGACAAACAGCGACCGGCCTATGAATTCGTCGACATGAACACGAAAGGTGAGGGCGCGGTCGAGACCGCCTTCGCCAACCAGGTCGCCTATTGCGAGAATGCCGGGGCGCATATCACGGCCAGGGTGGTGGGCGCGATTGCCGAGGTCCTCCGTTCGGATGCGAGCAACGCGCTGATCGAGAGGATTCGCCATTGGCAGGGCGCGCCGCTGGCTGACGCGCTGCCCTTGCGGGTGGCGGGCGGGGTGCATTCGCTGCATCTGGCGGGCACCGCGCCCGAGCTGTCCCCGATCTATCGCGGCATCCCGGCGGATGATGTGGGGATACTCGGCGCGGTGATGCGGGCGCATGAGGCGCCGCTGCTGCCCTGGCTCGACGGACCGCCGCAGACCAACGAGGCGGGGCGCTCGGCCAATTTCATTGCCGCCATGCTGTGGCTGGCGGAGAAGGGCCTGCCGCCGCGTTTCGAATGCCTCGAGATCGGTTCGAGCGCGGGGATCAACCTGATGCTCGATCGCTATCGCTACGATCTGGGCGGGGTGATGGTGGGGCCGGAGGATGCCGCGATGCACTTTGCGCCCGTGTGGAAGGGCACACCGCCGCCTGCTCACGCAATCGAGATTGTGAGCACCAAGGGCTGCGATGTCGCACCGGTCGACCTGACCGATCCGGCGCAGGCCTTGCGGCTCAAGGCCTATATCTGGCCCGAGCACACCGTGCGGTTCGAGCGGATGGAAGCGGCGATCGAGGCGGCGGGCGAGCGCAAACCGGACCTCGTGAAGATGAACGCGGCCGATTTCGTCGAGGCACAATTGGTTCAACCGCAGGCCAGCGGTACCACCCGCATGCTGATGCACTCGATCGTCTGGCAATATGTCCCCAAAGACCAGCAGGACCGCGTCCGCGCCGCGATGGAGGCTGCGGGCGCGAAGGCGACGGCGGATAGGCCGCTGGCGTGGGTTTCGGTCGAGGCCGACCGGACGGTGCACCGGCACATGCTCAGGGTCCGGTACTGGCCGGGCGGGGTAGAGGATGTGCAACTGGCCTGGTCGCACCCGCATGGGGCCGATGTGGAGTGGATCGCGGGCTAG
- the hisG gene encoding ATP phosphoribosyltransferase: protein MASQLTFAVPKGRILDEALPVMARAGVVPEDAFHDKSNRALSFACQSDDMRLIRVRAFDVATFVAHGAAQLGIVGSDVIEEFDYSDLYAPVDLDIGHCRLSVAEPASGTVESASASHLRVATKYPNLTRRHFERLGIQAECVKLNGAMELAPSLGLAGRIVDLVSTGQTLKDNGLVETSRILDISARLIVNRAALKTDPRVAALVEAFRQDAEARSSSASGSADKDAA, encoded by the coding sequence ATGGCAAGCCAACTGACCTTCGCAGTACCCAAGGGCCGCATCCTCGACGAGGCGCTGCCGGTGATGGCGCGTGCCGGCGTCGTGCCCGAGGACGCCTTCCACGACAAGAGCAACCGCGCGCTCAGCTTCGCTTGCCAGAGCGACGACATGCGGCTGATCCGCGTGCGCGCCTTCGACGTCGCCACCTTCGTCGCCCATGGCGCGGCGCAGCTGGGCATTGTCGGCTCCGACGTGATCGAGGAATTCGACTATTCGGACCTATATGCTCCGGTCGATCTCGACATCGGGCATTGCCGACTGTCCGTAGCCGAGCCTGCGAGCGGAACGGTCGAGAGCGCCAGCGCCAGCCATTTGCGGGTCGCGACCAAATACCCCAACCTGACCCGCCGCCATTTCGAGCGGCTGGGCATCCAGGCCGAATGCGTCAAGCTCAACGGCGCGATGGAACTCGCGCCTTCGCTCGGCCTCGCGGGACGGATCGTCGATCTCGTATCGACCGGGCAGACGCTCAAGGACAACGGCCTTGTCGAGACTTCGCGCATCCTCGACATTTCCGCGCGGCTGATCGTCAACCGCGCGGCACTGAAGACCGATCCCCGCGTTGCGGCCCTGGTCGAGGCGTTTCGCCAAGACGCGGAAGCGCGCTCAAGCAGCGCCAGCGGTAGCGCGGACAAGGACGCAGCGTAG
- the hisD gene encoding histidinol dehydrogenase has translation MKRYNITDADFEDRFTRLVEARRESAADVGRDVAEILARVRALGDDALVDYTMRFDKHALGENSDGWQIAPEDCKAAYDALDADLRDALELAAERIRAYHQAQLPNDRDYTDAVGVRLGAKWYPVEAAGLYVPGGRAAYPSSLLMNAIPAKVAGVERLAIVTPTPNGETNPLVLAAAHIAGVDEIWRVGGAQAVAALAYGTERIARVDVITGPGNAWVAEAKRQLYGVVGIDMVAGPSEILVIADGKNDPDWIAADLLSQAEHDPTSQSILITDDAAFAGQVEDRVDVQCSMLATQKVARASWDAHGAIIIVENLEQAIPLANRLAAEHVELAVDDPEALMAGLRHAGSVFLGRMVPEAVGDYVAGPNHVLPTGRRARFASGLSVLDFMKRTSFISMDKAGLDAIGPAAVKLAHAEGLPAHAASIELRLK, from the coding sequence GTGAAACGCTACAATATCACCGACGCCGATTTCGAAGATCGCTTCACCCGCCTGGTCGAGGCGCGCCGCGAAAGCGCCGCCGATGTCGGGCGCGATGTCGCCGAGATCCTCGCCCGCGTCCGCGCGCTGGGTGACGACGCGCTGGTCGATTATACCATGCGCTTCGACAAGCATGCGCTGGGCGAGAATAGCGACGGCTGGCAGATCGCGCCGGAGGACTGCAAGGCCGCCTATGACGCGCTCGACGCCGATCTGCGCGACGCGCTGGAACTCGCGGCAGAGCGCATCCGCGCCTATCACCAGGCACAGCTGCCCAATGATCGCGACTACACCGATGCCGTCGGCGTGCGGCTGGGCGCCAAGTGGTACCCGGTCGAGGCAGCGGGGCTCTATGTCCCCGGCGGCCGCGCGGCCTATCCTTCCTCGCTGCTGATGAATGCCATTCCGGCAAAGGTCGCGGGCGTCGAGCGGCTCGCCATCGTCACGCCTACTCCGAACGGCGAGACCAACCCGCTGGTGCTGGCTGCGGCGCATATCGCCGGGGTGGACGAGATCTGGCGCGTCGGCGGGGCGCAGGCCGTCGCCGCGCTCGCCTATGGCACCGAGCGGATTGCCCGCGTCGACGTCATCACCGGCCCCGGCAATGCCTGGGTGGCGGAGGCCAAGCGCCAGCTCTACGGCGTGGTCGGCATCGACATGGTTGCCGGGCCGAGCGAGATCCTCGTCATCGCCGATGGCAAGAACGACCCCGACTGGATCGCCGCCGACCTGCTGAGCCAGGCCGAGCATGACCCGACCAGCCAGTCGATCCTGATCACCGACGATGCCGCTTTCGCCGGGCAGGTCGAGGATCGGGTCGATGTCCAGTGCTCGATGCTGGCGACGCAGAAGGTCGCCCGCGCCAGCTGGGACGCGCATGGGGCGATCATCATCGTCGAAAACCTCGAACAGGCCATCCCGCTCGCCAATCGCCTCGCCGCCGAGCATGTCGAACTGGCGGTGGACGATCCCGAAGCGCTGATGGCCGGCCTGCGCCATGCCGGCAGCGTGTTCCTCGGCCGGATGGTGCCCGAGGCGGTCGGCGATTATGTCGCCGGACCCAACCACGTGCTCCCGACCGGGCGCCGCGCGCGCTTTGCCAGCGGGCTGTCGGTGCTCGATTTCATGAAGCGGACCAGCTTCATTTCCATGGACAAGGCCGGGCTCGACGCGATCGGGCCTGCCGCGGTCAAGCTGGCGCATGCCGAAGGCCTGCCCGCCCACGCCGCCTCGATAGAATTGCGACTGAAGTAA
- the nusB gene encoding transcription antitermination factor NusB, producing the protein MTQRSQSRSAARLAAVQALYQKDMEGTALARLLDEFHQHRLGREIEEGEQYAEAEVAFFDDVVRGVDARREEIDALITGRLAEGWSIRRLDKTMVQVLRAGTYELLARADVPVGSVISEYVDVAKAFFDDREAKFANGVLDAIAKDVRQ; encoded by the coding sequence ATGACCCAACGCTCCCAATCCCGCTCCGCCGCCCGCCTCGCTGCGGTGCAGGCGCTGTACCAGAAGGACATGGAAGGCACCGCCCTGGCGCGGCTGCTCGACGAGTTCCACCAGCACCGCCTCGGCCGCGAGATCGAGGAAGGCGAGCAATACGCCGAGGCCGAGGTCGCCTTCTTCGACGATGTCGTGCGCGGGGTCGATGCCCGGCGCGAGGAGATCGATGCGCTGATCACCGGCCGGCTGGCCGAAGGGTGGAGCATCCGGCGGCTCGACAAGACCATGGTCCAGGTCCTGCGCGCCGGCACCTACGAACTCCTCGCCCGCGCCGATGTGCCGGTGGGCAGCGTGATCAGCGAATATGTCGACGTAGCCAAAGCCTTCTTCGACGACCGCGAGGCGAAATTCGCCAACGGCGTGCTGGACGCGATCGCGAAGGACGTGCGTCAGTAA
- the thiL gene encoding thiamine-phosphate kinase translates to MVSASSEFDLLARLRALATDPAARGLNDDAAVLTIGGQELVVTHDMMVEGMHWLTGADMADVAWKLVAVNLSDLAAKGAQPIGVILGQMMGADDDRFLEGLAEALKAFAVPLLGGDTVGATTGPRALGLTALGKASHSPVPGRDGAQPGDLLYITGPVGGAMMGFEALQTGSDADSLAFRRPQPLLAAGTALAPHVTAMMDISDGVLLDAWRLATASGVTLCIASEDIPLAAPEARRAEALRWGDDYQLLFTASPSAELPVKATPIGTVEEGEPPLLLDGLAVWDAEGLGYRH, encoded by the coding sequence ATGGTTTCTGCCTCGTCCGAGTTCGACCTCCTCGCCCGGCTGCGTGCGCTGGCCACCGATCCGGCGGCGCGGGGGCTTAATGATGATGCGGCGGTGCTCACCATCGGCGGGCAGGAGCTGGTCGTCACCCACGACATGATGGTCGAGGGGATGCACTGGCTGACGGGTGCGGACATGGCCGATGTCGCGTGGAAGCTGGTGGCGGTGAACCTGTCGGACCTTGCGGCCAAAGGCGCGCAGCCGATCGGCGTGATCCTGGGCCAGATGATGGGCGCGGACGACGACCGTTTCCTCGAGGGGCTGGCCGAGGCGCTCAAGGCCTTCGCCGTGCCCCTGCTCGGCGGCGACACGGTGGGAGCCACCACCGGCCCGCGCGCGCTCGGCCTGACCGCGTTGGGCAAGGCGAGCCATTCGCCGGTGCCCGGGCGCGACGGGGCGCAGCCGGGGGATTTGCTCTACATCACCGGCCCGGTCGGCGGGGCGATGATGGGGTTCGAGGCGCTGCAAACGGGTTCTGACGCAGACAGCCTCGCTTTCCGCCGCCCGCAGCCGCTGCTCGCCGCAGGCACCGCGCTCGCCCCGCATGTCACCGCGATGATGGATATCTCGGACGGGGTGCTGCTCGACGCCTGGCGCCTCGCCACCGCGAGCGGGGTGACCCTTTGCATCGCCAGCGAGGACATCCCCCTCGCCGCCCCCGAAGCCCGCCGCGCCGAAGCCCTGCGCTGGGGCGACGACTACCAGTTGTTATTTACGGCCTCGCCCTCAGCCGAGCTACCGGTCAAGGCCACGCCCATCGGCACGGTCGAGGAAGGCGAGCCGCCGCTGTTGCTGGACGGGCTGGCGGTGTGGGATGCCGAGGGGTTGGGGTATCGGCATTGA
- a CDS encoding reverse transcriptase domain-containing protein, translating into MFSKLRKAVHKSSNLEDAWRVIYRNGKSSNSEDVRQAIERFSEDPAGNLRSIQSRLSRGTFDFGKARGAPILKRDGKGKPTGKIRPIVIASLEARIVQRAILNVLVEIPALKPFANTPFSFGGLRRVRNRDETTGDDLSAVPAAIKAVLDEIGRGARWIAAADITGFFTKIPKSTVAGIIRDAIKDDDLMALLEDAISVELANLSELQKFRDQFPIEDIGVAQGNSLSPLLGNILLAAFDKAMNEGDCRCIRYIDDFIILAPTKKAANARLKKAKGLLEEFDMELAPEKSSREAHEVSKSFEFLGIEISPGFVRPAKRARIKFLASIDTQLNASKTAITGLRHGHKLDPKLALIATLKRIDGMIDGWGKHYWFCNDRQLFRAVDEKVRSAIGAYLGAYSDTRNRLPEGNEHLPLGLTALGEMERSPFAYPKLSSSVST; encoded by the coding sequence GTGTTTTCAAAGCTCCGTAAAGCCGTTCACAAGTCGTCAAACCTTGAAGACGCTTGGCGCGTTATCTACCGTAACGGCAAGTCTTCGAACTCTGAGGATGTTCGGCAAGCAATCGAGCGCTTCTCTGAAGATCCGGCGGGTAATCTGCGATCAATACAGAGCCGCCTTTCGCGTGGGACCTTTGATTTCGGGAAGGCAAGAGGCGCGCCGATCCTAAAGCGTGATGGAAAGGGCAAGCCAACGGGAAAAATCCGCCCGATTGTGATTGCATCACTTGAGGCCCGAATTGTGCAAAGGGCAATTCTCAATGTATTGGTCGAAATTCCGGCACTCAAGCCATTCGCCAACACGCCCTTTAGTTTTGGCGGACTCCGTAGAGTTCGCAACCGTGATGAAACTACGGGCGACGACCTCTCGGCAGTACCCGCTGCAATCAAAGCAGTGCTGGATGAGATCGGGCGAGGAGCAAGGTGGATCGCAGCTGCAGATATCACTGGATTCTTTACCAAAATTCCCAAATCAACGGTGGCAGGGATTATTCGAGATGCCATTAAAGATGATGATTTGATGGCGCTGCTGGAGGATGCCATAAGCGTTGAACTGGCAAATTTGAGTGAGTTGCAAAAATTCAGGGATCAGTTTCCAATCGAAGACATTGGAGTTGCGCAAGGCAATTCGTTGTCCCCCTTGCTCGGCAACATCCTCCTTGCGGCATTTGATAAGGCAATGAACGAGGGTGATTGCCGCTGCATAAGATACATCGATGATTTCATCATTCTGGCCCCAACAAAGAAAGCGGCTAATGCTCGTCTCAAGAAGGCCAAGGGGCTGCTGGAGGAGTTCGACATGGAACTCGCTCCTGAGAAATCGTCGCGAGAGGCGCATGAAGTCAGTAAGAGCTTTGAGTTTCTAGGAATCGAGATATCGCCAGGTTTTGTTCGCCCCGCGAAGAGGGCACGCATCAAATTTCTCGCGTCAATCGACACCCAACTCAATGCAAGCAAGACCGCAATCACGGGTCTTCGTCATGGTCATAAGCTCGATCCGAAATTGGCTCTTATCGCTACGCTAAAGCGCATCGACGGAATGATAGATGGTTGGGGTAAACACTACTGGTTTTGCAATGACCGACAGCTATTCCGAGCAGTCGATGAAAAAGTTCGTTCGGCTATCGGTGCGTATCTTGGTGCCTACTCCGACACGCGGAATCGACTGCCCGAAGGAAACGAGCACTTACCTCTAGGTTTGACTGCACTTGGCGAAATGGAACGTAGCCCATTTGCATATCCCAAACTCAGTTCATCAGTTTCGACCTAG
- a CDS encoding fatty acid desaturase codes for MTDRPDLDERQYGFDLGPADEAVETDARALPLGPGDGLDRYARVELLKEEREIAARFHGGPMWGYVAAAFGGFALWLALFPLTMFGVVHPLVTLAVSTFLTVAGYVTCHEAMHDNIAPRGSKHRWMNQWVGEVSLLPIAVPFSMGRVTHLEHHKHCNHPEKDPDYTDEAPNMLAAWYKTWWNRQPRVDGTINRYKTVCEQLDTEESRTALKQTLMVQLVYLATLFTMAWNGYAIAAAVCWWLPRQLGLSWIRFFLSWAPHHPREGHTGRYDQAYIFKSKVGHFWSMCMETHLIHHLYPGIPNHRTRQAYFALKPILEKRGVDCSAL; via the coding sequence ATGACCGACCGCCCCGACCTCGACGAACGGCAGTACGGTTTCGACCTCGGCCCGGCGGATGAGGCGGTCGAAACAGACGCCCGTGCCCTCCCGCTGGGCCCGGGCGACGGGCTCGACAGATACGCCCGGGTCGAACTGCTGAAGGAAGAGCGCGAGATTGCCGCGCGGTTCCATGGCGGGCCGATGTGGGGCTATGTCGCGGCGGCCTTCGGCGGCTTCGCGCTGTGGCTGGCGCTGTTCCCGCTGACCATGTTCGGCGTGGTCCACCCGCTGGTGACGCTGGCGGTCTCGACCTTCCTGACGGTGGCGGGCTATGTCACCTGCCACGAGGCGATGCATGACAATATCGCCCCGCGCGGCAGCAAGCACCGCTGGATGAACCAGTGGGTCGGCGAGGTGTCGCTGCTCCCCATCGCGGTGCCCTTCAGCATGGGCCGGGTGACGCATCTGGAGCATCACAAGCACTGCAACCATCCGGAGAAGGATCCGGACTACACCGACGAGGCGCCCAATATGCTGGCCGCCTGGTACAAGACCTGGTGGAACCGCCAGCCGCGCGTCGACGGGACGATCAACCGTTACAAGACCGTGTGCGAGCAGCTCGATACCGAGGAATCGCGCACCGCGCTGAAACAGACGCTGATGGTGCAGCTGGTCTATCTCGCCACGCTCTTCACCATGGCATGGAACGGCTATGCCATCGCCGCGGCCGTGTGCTGGTGGCTGCCGCGCCAGCTGGGCCTCAGCTGGATCCGCTTCTTCCTCAGCTGGGCCCCGCACCACCCGCGCGAAGGGCATACGGGCCGCTATGACCAGGCCTATATCTTCAAAAGCAAGGTCGGCCATTTCTGGTCGATGTGCATGGAAACCCACCTGATCCACCACCTCTATCCGGGCATTCCCAACCACCGAACGCGGCAGGCCTATTTTGCGCTCAAGCCGATCCTGGAGAAGCGCGGAGTGGACTGTTCGGCGCTTTAG
- a CDS encoding sodium-translocating pyrophosphatase has product MDLVLIAIVLGLLAVVYGVFTSRQVLGADAGNAKMQEIAGAIQEGAQAYLNRQYTTIGIVGVIVAVLVGVFLGTVPAIGFVVGAVLSGVAGYIGMNISVRSNVRTAQAASKGLQEGLTLAFRAGAITGLLVAGLALLAIAVFYWYLTGPGGYTVGGEDRTVIDGLVGLAFGASLISIFARLGGGIFTKAADVGADLVGKVEAGIPEDDPRNPAVIADNVGDNVGDCAGMAADLFETYVVTVGATMVLTALLMKGLGDLLPNMMALPLLIGGVCIVTSIIGTYFVRLGGGTNVMGAMYKGFLVSAVLAVPAIWFATSYALGGMEATLPGTEFNGRELFYCSLLGLVITGLIIWITEYYTGTAYRPVRSIAKASETGHGTNVIQGLAISLESTALPTIVIVGGIIIAFQIAGLIGIAYAATAMLALAGMVVALDAYGPVTDNAGGIAEMAGLDDSVREKTDLLDAVGNTTKAVTKGYAIGSAGLAALVLFAAYTTDLREFFPDLTVNFSLENPYVIVGLLLGALLPYLFGAMGMTAVGRAAGDVVIDVRDQFANDPGIMAGTSRPNYARTVDLVTKAAIKEMIIPSLLPVLAPVVVYFVITAIAGQENGFAALGALLLGVIVGGLFVALSMTAGGGAWDNAKKYIEDGNHGGKGSEAHKAAVTGDTVGDPYKDTAGPAVNPMIKITNIVALLLLAALATH; this is encoded by the coding sequence ATGGACCTCGTACTCATAGCTATTGTCCTGGGGCTGCTGGCCGTCGTTTACGGCGTCTTCACCAGCCGCCAGGTTCTCGGCGCCGATGCCGGGAACGCCAAGATGCAGGAAATCGCCGGCGCCATCCAGGAAGGCGCGCAGGCCTATCTCAACCGCCAGTACACCACCATCGGCATCGTCGGCGTGATCGTCGCCGTGCTGGTCGGGGTGTTCCTCGGCACCGTGCCGGCAATCGGCTTCGTGGTCGGGGCCGTGCTCTCGGGGGTCGCGGGCTACATCGGGATGAACATCTCGGTCCGCTCCAACGTCCGCACCGCGCAGGCGGCCAGCAAGGGCTTGCAAGAGGGTCTGACGCTGGCCTTCCGCGCCGGGGCCATCACCGGGCTGCTCGTGGCTGGCCTCGCCCTGCTGGCGATTGCAGTGTTCTACTGGTACCTGACCGGCCCGGGCGGTTACACCGTTGGCGGTGAAGACCGCACGGTGATCGACGGCCTCGTCGGCCTCGCCTTCGGCGCATCGCTGATCTCGATCTTCGCCCGTCTCGGCGGCGGCATCTTCACCAAGGCCGCCGACGTCGGCGCCGACCTCGTCGGCAAGGTCGAAGCCGGGATCCCGGAAGACGATCCCCGCAACCCGGCCGTGATCGCGGACAATGTGGGCGACAACGTTGGCGACTGCGCCGGCATGGCGGCCGACCTGTTCGAAACCTATGTCGTGACCGTCGGCGCCACCATGGTGCTGACCGCGCTGCTGATGAAGGGCCTCGGCGATCTGCTGCCCAACATGATGGCGCTGCCGCTGCTGATCGGCGGGGTCTGCATCGTGACCTCGATCATCGGGACCTACTTCGTCCGCCTCGGTGGCGGCACGAATGTCATGGGCGCGATGTACAAGGGCTTCCTCGTCAGCGCCGTGCTGGCCGTTCCCGCCATCTGGTTCGCTACCAGCTATGCGCTGGGCGGCATGGAAGCGACCTTGCCGGGCACCGAGTTCAACGGCCGCGAGCTGTTCTACTGCTCGCTGCTGGGCCTGGTCATCACCGGCCTGATCATCTGGATCACCGAGTACTACACCGGCACGGCCTACCGTCCGGTCCGCTCGATCGCCAAGGCTTCGGAAACGGGCCACGGCACCAATGTGATCCAGGGCCTCGCCATCAGCCTTGAATCGACCGCGTTGCCGACCATCGTCATCGTCGGCGGCATCATCATCGCTTTCCAGATCGCCGGGCTGATCGGGATCGCCTATGCGGCGACCGCGATGCTGGCGCTGGCCGGCATGGTTGTGGCGCTCGACGCTTACGGCCCGGTGACCGACAACGCCGGTGGCATCGCCGAAATGGCTGGTCTCGACGACAGCGTGCGCGAGAAGACCGACCTGCTCGACGCTGTCGGCAACACAACCAAGGCCGTGACCAAGGGTTACGCGATCGGTTCGGCCGGTCTCGCCGCGCTGGTGCTGTTCGCTGCCTACACCACCGACCTCAGGGAGTTCTTCCCCGATCTGACGGTGAACTTCAGTCTCGAAAATCCCTATGTCATCGTCGGCCTGCTGCTGGGCGCGCTGCTCCCGTACCTGTTCGGTGCGATGGGCATGACCGCGGTCGGCCGCGCTGCCGGTGACGTGGTGATCGACGTGCGCGACCAGTTCGCCAACGATCCGGGCATCATGGCCGGCACCAGCCGTCCGAACTATGCCCGCACGGTGGACCTCGTCACCAAGGCTGCGATCAAGGAAATGATCATCCCGTCGCTGCTGCCGGTACTCGCGCCGGTGGTGGTGTACTTCGTTATCACCGCGATCGCGGGCCAGGAAAACGGCTTTGCCGCGCTCGGTGCGCTGCTCCTCGGCGTGATCGTCGGCGGGCTGTTCGTGGCGCTTTCCATGACCGCCGGCGGCGGCGCATGGGACAATGCCAAGAAGTACATCGAAGACGGCAACCACGGCGGCAAGGGCTCGGAAGCCCACAAGGCTGCCGTGACCGGCGACACCGTGGGTGACCCGTACAAGGACACCGCCGGCCCGGCCGTGAACCCGATGATCAAGATCACCAACATCGTCGCGCTGCTGTTGCTCGCGGCATTGGCGACCCACTGA